The Xanthomonas sontii genome contains a region encoding:
- the rph gene encoding ribonuclease PH — MSFSRPSGRTADQLRPVRIERAFTRHAEGSVLVSFGDTRVLCNASVENRVPGFLRGKGEGWVTAEYGMLPRATHSRSDREAARGKQGGRTLEIQRLIGRALRACVDRTALGERTITLDCDVLQADGGTRTAAITGAYVALVDAVNWLQKRGDLKKPVVLGAVAAVSVGVYRGMPVLDLDYAEDSDCDTDMNVVMNDGGGFIELQGTAEGHAFRRDELDALLGLAERGIGELLAAQRAALAQ; from the coding sequence ATGTCCTTCTCCCGTCCCAGCGGCCGCACGGCCGATCAGTTGCGCCCGGTCCGCATCGAACGCGCCTTCACCCGCCATGCCGAAGGCTCGGTCCTGGTCAGCTTCGGCGACACCCGCGTGCTGTGCAACGCCAGCGTCGAGAACCGCGTGCCGGGCTTCCTGCGCGGCAAGGGCGAAGGCTGGGTCACCGCCGAATACGGCATGCTGCCGCGCGCCACCCACTCGCGTTCCGATCGCGAGGCCGCGCGCGGCAAGCAGGGCGGACGCACGCTGGAGATCCAGCGTCTGATCGGCCGCGCGCTGCGCGCCTGCGTCGACCGTACCGCGCTGGGCGAGCGCACCATCACCCTGGACTGCGACGTGCTGCAGGCCGACGGCGGCACCCGCACCGCCGCCATCACCGGCGCCTACGTGGCGCTGGTGGATGCGGTGAACTGGCTGCAGAAGCGCGGCGACCTGAAGAAGCCGGTGGTGCTGGGCGCGGTCGCCGCGGTCTCGGTCGGCGTGTACCGCGGCATGCCGGTGCTGGACCTGGACTACGCCGAGGACAGCGACTGCGACACCGACATGAACGTGGTGATGAACGATGGCGGCGGCTTCATCGAGCTGCAGGGCACCGCCGAGGGCCACGCCTTCCGCCGCGACGAACTGGACGCGCTGCTCGGCCTGGCCGAGCGCGGCATCGGCGAACTGCTGGCGGCACAGCGCGCCGCCCTGGCGCAATGA
- a CDS encoding YicC/YloC family endoribonuclease produces the protein MIRSMTAYAGAERITPWGTLGCELRSVNHRFLEVGVRLPEELRALEPQLRERVAARISRGKLDLMLRLRAPEAAQTLAVNEALVEQLGVLAQRLGVRFPQMQVQFVDLLQLPGVLQGQTADPAALQAQALELLDEVLAEFVAAREREGGKLAAAIVERVDAVERIAGEVRTLIPAIRDGQRAKLAARLADLPHPVDPGRAEQELVLWLQKLDVDEELDRLGSHIKELRRVLRQPEPAGRRLDFLLQEFNREANTLGSKSVDSRTSNAAVELKVLIDQIREQVQNLE, from the coding sequence ATGATCCGCAGCATGACCGCCTATGCCGGCGCCGAGCGCATCACTCCCTGGGGCACGCTGGGATGCGAGCTGCGCTCGGTCAACCACCGTTTCCTGGAAGTCGGCGTGCGCCTGCCGGAGGAACTGCGCGCGCTGGAGCCGCAACTGCGCGAACGCGTGGCCGCGCGGATCAGCCGCGGCAAGCTCGACCTGATGCTGCGCCTGCGCGCGCCGGAGGCAGCGCAGACCCTGGCGGTGAACGAGGCCCTGGTCGAGCAGTTGGGTGTGCTTGCGCAACGGCTGGGAGTGCGTTTCCCGCAGATGCAGGTGCAGTTCGTCGACCTGCTGCAGCTGCCCGGCGTGCTGCAGGGGCAGACGGCCGATCCGGCGGCGCTGCAGGCGCAGGCGCTGGAACTGCTGGACGAGGTGCTGGCCGAGTTCGTCGCCGCGCGCGAGCGCGAGGGCGGCAAGCTGGCCGCGGCCATCGTCGAGCGCGTCGATGCGGTGGAACGCATCGCCGGCGAGGTGCGCACGCTGATCCCCGCCATCCGCGACGGCCAGCGCGCCAAGCTGGCGGCGCGCCTGGCCGATCTGCCGCATCCGGTCGATCCCGGCCGCGCCGAGCAGGAACTGGTGCTGTGGCTGCAGAAGCTCGATGTGGACGAGGAACTGGACCGGCTCGGCAGCCATATCAAGGAACTGCGCCGCGTCCTGCGCCAGCCCGAACCGGCCGGCCGGCGCCTGGACTTCCTGCTGCAGGAGTTCAACCGCGAGGCCAACACCCTGGGCTCGAAGTCGGTGGACAGCCGCACCTCCAACGCCGCGGTGGAACTGAAGGTGCTGATCGACCAGATCCGCGAGCAGGTGCAGAACCTGGAGTAA
- a CDS encoding energy transducer TonB: MNVHPPALRRWLLSLGLVLAAHALVLAVLLAWPSRMPVPPPSASAPALLLDLAPAPVAPPAVPTDLAPGPPQRARRDVVRTQVARATPPPVPTAPVPAQAQAKSPPTPLLAQQDTPQESAAAQASAPPGIVAPPAERYAAPQSLAGTTPQARVTWQAQLLGHLQRYKRYPRAAQRRRQEGVAHVGFAVDHGGHADDLRLVRSSGHDTLDAEALATVRRAEPLPPPPAEMSGDAVQVVVPVEFFLR, translated from the coding sequence ATGAACGTGCACCCGCCGGCGCTGCGCCGCTGGCTGCTCAGCCTGGGCCTGGTGCTGGCGGCGCATGCGCTGGTGCTGGCCGTGTTGCTGGCCTGGCCCTCGCGCATGCCGGTGCCGCCGCCCTCCGCGTCGGCACCGGCGCTGCTGCTGGACCTGGCACCGGCGCCGGTCGCGCCGCCGGCCGTGCCCACCGACCTGGCGCCCGGCCCGCCGCAACGCGCGCGCCGCGACGTGGTGCGCACGCAGGTGGCGCGCGCAACGCCGCCCCCCGTGCCGACCGCCCCGGTGCCGGCGCAGGCGCAAGCGAAATCGCCGCCAACGCCGCTGCTCGCGCAACAGGACACGCCGCAGGAGTCGGCCGCCGCGCAGGCCAGCGCGCCACCCGGCATCGTCGCGCCACCTGCGGAGCGTTACGCCGCGCCGCAGTCGCTGGCCGGGACCACGCCACAGGCGCGCGTGACCTGGCAGGCGCAACTGCTGGGCCACCTGCAACGCTACAAACGCTATCCGCGAGCGGCGCAGCGACGCAGGCAGGAAGGCGTGGCGCACGTGGGTTTCGCAGTGGACCACGGCGGCCATGCCGACGACCTGCGCCTGGTCCGCAGCAGCGGCCACGACACGCTGGACGCCGAAGCGCTGGCCACGGTCCGGCGCGCCGAGCCGCTGCCACCACCGCCGGCAGAGATGTCCGGCGATGCGGTGCAGGTGGTGGTGCCGGTGGAGTTCTTCCTGCGCTGA
- a CDS encoding biopolymer transporter ExbD → MAIRTARDDDDTLEEQHAINVTPLIDVMLVLLIVFMIAAPLATVEVPVELPASGAAAGAPDRDPILLTLGADLSLRLDEQPIAAQALRPALDRRSGGDRDRRILLRADRRVAYADLMGTLDALRAAGYLKIALVAVESPAR, encoded by the coding sequence ATGGCGATCCGCACCGCACGCGACGACGACGACACCCTCGAAGAACAGCACGCGATCAACGTGACGCCGTTGATCGACGTGATGCTGGTGCTGCTGATCGTGTTCATGATCGCCGCACCACTGGCGACGGTGGAGGTACCGGTCGAGCTGCCGGCCAGCGGCGCCGCGGCCGGCGCGCCCGACCGCGACCCGATTCTTCTGACCCTGGGCGCGGACCTGAGCCTGCGCCTGGACGAGCAGCCGATCGCCGCGCAGGCGCTGCGGCCGGCGCTGGACCGACGCAGCGGCGGCGACCGCGACCGCCGCATCTTGCTGCGCGCTGACCGCCGCGTGGCCTACGCCGACCTGATGGGCACGCTGGACGCGCTGCGCGCGGCGGGCTATCTGAAGATCGCCCTGGTCGCGGTGGAGTCGCCGGCGCGATGA
- the exbB gene encoding tonB-system energizer ExbB, translating to MFLHADLVVQAVMIGLVVASVATWTVLLAKHRELARAGAALQAARAALQGSQRLRETEAQPALDTPAARALLQEARAELQQSSGLRDAAGIKERLASRLERVELDHARQWRQGIGLLASIGATAPFVGLFGTVWGIMRSFVGIARANTTTLAVVAPGIAEALLATALGLVAAIPAVMFYNQLARRLGGLRQRLGDLSAGVQQLVSRDLDRLHADAPAAADAAATR from the coding sequence ATGTTCCTGCATGCCGACCTGGTGGTGCAGGCGGTGATGATCGGCCTGGTCGTCGCTTCGGTCGCGACGTGGACGGTGCTCCTGGCCAAGCACCGGGAACTGGCGCGCGCCGGCGCGGCGCTGCAGGCCGCGCGCGCGGCGCTGCAGGGTTCGCAGCGGCTGCGCGAGACCGAGGCGCAGCCGGCGTTGGACACGCCTGCCGCCCGCGCGCTGCTGCAGGAAGCGCGCGCTGAACTGCAGCAGTCCAGCGGCCTGCGCGACGCGGCCGGGATCAAGGAACGGCTGGCTTCGCGCCTGGAGCGGGTGGAACTGGACCACGCGCGACAGTGGCGCCAGGGCATCGGGCTGCTTGCCAGCATCGGCGCCACCGCACCGTTCGTCGGCCTGTTCGGCACGGTGTGGGGCATCATGCGCAGCTTCGTCGGCATCGCCCGCGCCAATACCACTACCCTGGCGGTGGTGGCGCCAGGCATCGCCGAAGCGCTGCTGGCGACGGCGCTGGGCCTGGTCGCGGCGATTCCGGCAGTGATGTTCTACAACCAACTCGCGCGGCGCCTGGGCGGGCTGCGCCAGCGCCTGGGCGATCTGTCGGCCGGTGTGCAGCAACTGGTGTCGCGCGACCTGGACCGCCTCCACGCCGACGCGCCGGCAGCGGCCGACGCCGCCGCCACGCGATGA
- a CDS encoding YbaN family protein, with amino-acid sequence MHLSRALWCGLGLLMLALGLIGAVLPVMPTTIFLILAAYCFSRSSPRLDAWLLAHPRYGATLRLWREQGAITRRGKWLAASGMALGYLLFCCGAHPGATLALGVGALIAASAAFVLTRPAPRDAPPPR; translated from the coding sequence GTGCACCTGAGCCGCGCGCTGTGGTGCGGCCTGGGCCTGCTGATGCTGGCATTGGGCCTGATCGGCGCCGTGCTGCCGGTGATGCCCACCACCATTTTCCTGATCCTGGCAGCGTACTGTTTTTCGCGCTCCTCGCCGCGGCTGGACGCCTGGCTGCTGGCGCATCCGCGCTACGGCGCGACGCTGCGCCTGTGGCGCGAGCAGGGCGCCATCACCCGCCGCGGCAAGTGGCTCGCCGCCAGCGGCATGGCGCTGGGCTATCTGCTGTTCTGCTGCGGCGCGCATCCCGGCGCGACGCTGGCGCTCGGCGTCGGCGCGCTGATCGCCGCCAGCGCCGCGTTCGTGCTGACCCGCCCTGCGCCGCGCGATGCACCACCACCGCGCTGA